In Streptomyces violaceusniger Tu 4113, one DNA window encodes the following:
- a CDS encoding acyl-CoA dehydrogenase family protein, whose amino-acid sequence MSRLAQTEGLTDIQREILSTVRDFVDKEILPVATELEHRDEYPTAIVEGLKELGVFGLMIPEEYGGLGESLLTYALCVEEIARGWMSVSGIINTHFIVAYMLKQHGTEEQKEYFLPKMALGEIRGAFSMSEPGLGSDVSAITSKAVRDGDEYVLNGQKMWLTNGATSTLVAVLCRTGDAQEGVAPHKAMTTFLIEKEPGFGEVRPGLTIPGKIDKMGYKGVDTTELIMDGLRIPADRVLGGMPNRGFYQMMDGVEVGRVNVAARGCGVARRAFELGVAYAQQRHTFGKPIAQHQAIQFKLAEMGTKVEASHAMMVNAARKKDSGARNDLEAGMAKYLASEYCKEVVEDAFRIHGGYGFSKEYEIERLYREAPMLLIGEGTAEIQKMIIGRRLLEEYRAQD is encoded by the coding sequence ATGAGCCGCCTGGCGCAGACCGAGGGCCTGACCGACATCCAGCGGGAGATTCTCTCCACGGTCAGGGATTTTGTCGACAAGGAGATCCTGCCGGTCGCGACGGAACTGGAACATCGCGATGAATATCCGACCGCGATCGTCGAAGGGCTGAAGGAGCTCGGCGTCTTCGGGCTGATGATCCCGGAGGAATACGGCGGTCTGGGCGAGTCACTGCTCACCTACGCGCTGTGCGTGGAGGAGATCGCACGCGGCTGGATGAGCGTCTCGGGCATCATCAACACCCACTTCATCGTGGCGTACATGCTCAAGCAGCACGGCACCGAGGAACAGAAGGAGTATTTCCTTCCCAAGATGGCGCTGGGCGAGATCCGGGGCGCCTTCTCGATGTCGGAGCCGGGGCTGGGCTCGGATGTGTCGGCGATCACCAGCAAGGCTGTGCGGGACGGCGACGAGTACGTCCTGAACGGGCAGAAGATGTGGCTGACCAACGGCGCCACCTCCACTCTGGTGGCGGTCCTGTGCCGGACCGGTGACGCCCAGGAGGGGGTCGCGCCGCACAAGGCGATGACCACCTTCCTGATCGAGAAGGAGCCGGGCTTCGGCGAGGTCCGGCCCGGTCTGACCATCCCCGGCAAGATCGACAAGATGGGCTACAAGGGTGTCGACACCACCGAGCTCATCATGGACGGACTGCGCATTCCGGCCGATCGGGTGCTCGGCGGGATGCCGAACCGAGGTTTTTACCAAATGATGGACGGAGTCGAGGTCGGCCGGGTGAATGTCGCCGCCCGCGGCTGTGGTGTGGCGCGGCGCGCATTCGAGCTTGGCGTTGCATACGCACAGCAGCGGCATACCTTCGGTAAGCCGATCGCGCAGCACCAGGCCATCCAGTTCAAACTGGCCGAAATGGGAACAAAGGTCGAGGCGTCCCATGCGATGATGGTCAATGCGGCCCGGAAGAAGGATTCGGGCGCGCGCAACGACCTCGAAGCGGGAATGGCCAAGTACCTCGCCTCGGAGTACTGCAAAGAGGTCGTGGAGGACGCCTTCCGCATCCACGGCGGGTACGGCTTCTCCAAGGAATACGAGATCGAGCGCCTCTACCGCGAGGCACCGATGCTTCTCATCGGCGAAGGTACCGCCGAGATTCAGAAAATGATTATTGGACGGAGGCTCCTGGAGGAATACCGAGCCCAAGACTGA
- a CDS encoding MaoC family dehydratase produces MQFGRTYEEFTVGDVYRHWPGKTVTEYDDHLFCLLTMNHHPLHMDSNYAEKTTDFGKNVVVGNYIYSLLLGMSVPDVSGKAIANLEVESLRHVAPTFHGDTIYGETTVLDKTPSKSKTDRGIVQVETKGYKQDGTLVCIFRRKVMVPTATYIKERGGEQPGRPELGEQ; encoded by the coding sequence ATGCAGTTCGGCCGTACCTATGAGGAGTTCACGGTGGGCGACGTCTACCGGCACTGGCCGGGGAAGACGGTCACCGAGTACGACGACCACCTTTTCTGTCTGCTCACCATGAACCACCACCCGCTGCACATGGACAGCAACTACGCCGAGAAGACGACCGATTTCGGCAAGAACGTGGTGGTCGGGAACTACATCTACTCACTGCTCCTGGGGATGTCCGTCCCCGATGTCTCCGGAAAGGCCATCGCCAATCTGGAGGTCGAGTCGCTACGGCATGTCGCGCCCACCTTCCACGGCGACACGATCTACGGCGAGACGACGGTCCTCGACAAGACGCCGTCGAAGTCCAAGACGGACCGGGGCATCGTGCAGGTGGAGACCAAGGGCTACAAGCAGGACGGCACCCTGGTCTGCATCTTCCGGCGCAAGGTGATGGTGCCGACCGCCACGTACATCAAGGAACGGGGCGGCGAGCAGCCGGGCCGCCCGGAGCTGGGAGAGCAGTGA
- a CDS encoding HpcH/HpaI aldolase/citrate lyase family protein, which produces MTAPDRADAATRLRPRRSCLAVPGSNPRFLEKAQGLAADQVFLDLEDACAPLAKEDARHTIVKALNEGDWTGKTKVVRVNDWTTHWTYRDVITVVEGAGPNLDCIMLPKVQDAQQVIALDLLLTQIEKTMGFEVGRIGIEAQIENAKGLVNVDEIAGASSRLETIVFGPADFMASINMKSLVVGEQPPGYPADAYHYILMRILMAARMHDLQAIDGPYLQIRNVDGFREVAGRAAALGYDGKWVLHPGQVEAANEVFSPSQEDYDHAELILDAYDYCTSAEGGMKGSAMLGDEMIDEASRKMALVVAGKGRAAGMTRTSTFQPPEA; this is translated from the coding sequence ATGACCGCCCCCGACCGCGCAGACGCCGCGACCCGTCTGCGCCCTCGCCGCTCCTGCCTGGCCGTCCCCGGCTCCAATCCGCGCTTCCTGGAGAAGGCCCAGGGGCTCGCGGCCGACCAGGTCTTCCTGGACCTGGAGGACGCCTGTGCGCCGCTGGCCAAGGAGGACGCCCGGCACACCATCGTCAAGGCGCTGAACGAGGGCGACTGGACCGGTAAGACCAAGGTGGTGCGGGTCAACGACTGGACCACCCACTGGACGTACCGGGACGTCATCACGGTCGTCGAGGGCGCGGGCCCCAACCTGGACTGCATCATGCTGCCCAAGGTGCAGGACGCCCAGCAGGTGATCGCGCTCGACCTGCTGCTCACCCAGATCGAGAAGACGATGGGCTTCGAGGTCGGGCGGATCGGCATCGAGGCGCAGATCGAGAACGCCAAGGGCCTGGTCAACGTGGACGAGATCGCGGGCGCCTCGTCGCGTCTGGAGACCATCGTCTTCGGCCCGGCCGACTTCATGGCGTCCATCAACATGAAGTCGCTGGTCGTGGGCGAGCAGCCGCCCGGCTATCCGGCGGACGCCTATCACTACATCCTGATGCGGATCCTGATGGCGGCCCGCATGCATGACCTCCAGGCGATCGACGGCCCCTACCTCCAGATCCGGAACGTGGACGGCTTCCGCGAGGTGGCCGGGCGCGCGGCCGCCCTCGGCTACGACGGCAAATGGGTGCTGCACCCCGGCCAGGTGGAGGCGGCCAACGAGGTCTTCTCGCCGTCCCAGGAGGACTACGACCACGCCGAGCTGATCCTGGACGCCTATGACTACTGCACCTCGGCGGAAGGCGGCATGAAGGGCTCGGCGATGCTCGGCGACGAGATGATCGACGAGGCCAGCCGCAAGATGGCCCTGGTCGTCGCGGGCAAGGGCCGTGCGGCCGGGATGACCCGTACGTCCACCTTCCAGCCCCCGGAGGCATGA